One genomic segment of Mesoterricola silvestris includes these proteins:
- a CDS encoding phenylalanine--tRNA ligase subunit beta, protein MLIELGALHQELPALAGTSTHDLCELLAGLGFPVDGVETVEGATVLDVDVTANRGDAQSHRGIARDLAAKLGAALTPLPAAGPAQGQPLLPIRLEAGDAGPFYATAVLDLGAPQGTPGPVKAFLGAMGAGAKDLPAVDASNELLHRYGHPSHAFDADRIQDFLEVRWAREGETLVTLDGVERKLTPRDLLIADGAGPVALAGVMGGEGTKVTAATRRVLLESAWFDPRTVRAMAHRHGLHTDASHRFGRGADPAMAEPARDLLARRLQDWAGATLRSAWSVGAPPPPKAPIELAWSMVDRVSGHPVDPERAGALLRALGCALEPIPGGARVTPPTWRHDLGLPEDLAEEVLRLLGYDGIPSALPPLESHPEPLAPGYLKRRKLASRLANLGFFQTVTLGFGDPLEEALGDAPARRALANPLGEDYSLMRGTLLRDLDKVARLNLEKGARDVRFFEIAPVFEARPGQPLKETWTLGLVWGGEMGGEDPLTPTRKLSGPEGRSHLQGVLRALGVAAADLAAFGRWEFTEAATGAVLGWHFEVPIDAIPDAGERVIPRFAPFSRFPTVERDLSLLVGLDQPYAALKAAMEEALAGTPLQDLRCVDVFRHKSLPQGRQAWLMRLRFQAMDRTLTGEEVETWVLSALDAAQALGAQLRG, encoded by the coding sequence ATGCTCATCGAACTCGGCGCACTGCACCAGGAGCTCCCGGCCCTCGCGGGCACCTCCACCCACGATCTCTGCGAGCTGCTGGCGGGCCTCGGCTTCCCCGTGGACGGCGTGGAGACCGTGGAGGGCGCCACGGTGCTCGACGTGGACGTCACCGCCAACCGCGGGGATGCCCAGTCCCACCGGGGCATCGCCCGGGACCTGGCCGCCAAGCTGGGCGCGGCCCTGACGCCCCTGCCCGCGGCCGGACCCGCCCAGGGCCAGCCCCTCCTCCCCATCCGCCTGGAGGCCGGCGACGCCGGCCCCTTCTACGCCACCGCCGTGCTGGATCTGGGCGCCCCGCAGGGCACCCCCGGCCCCGTGAAGGCCTTCCTGGGCGCCATGGGCGCCGGGGCCAAGGACCTGCCCGCGGTGGACGCCTCCAACGAGCTGCTCCACCGCTACGGCCACCCCTCCCACGCCTTCGACGCGGACCGCATCCAGGACTTCCTGGAGGTGCGCTGGGCCCGGGAGGGCGAGACCCTGGTGACCCTGGACGGCGTGGAGCGCAAGCTCACCCCGCGGGACCTGCTCATCGCCGACGGGGCCGGCCCCGTCGCCCTGGCCGGGGTCATGGGCGGCGAGGGCACCAAGGTCACCGCCGCCACCCGCCGCGTCCTGCTGGAGAGCGCCTGGTTCGACCCCCGCACCGTGCGCGCCATGGCCCACCGCCACGGCCTGCACACCGACGCCTCCCACCGCTTCGGCCGGGGGGCGGACCCCGCCATGGCCGAGCCGGCCCGGGATCTCCTGGCCCGGCGCCTGCAGGACTGGGCCGGGGCCACCCTGCGCTCGGCCTGGAGCGTGGGCGCGCCGCCCCCGCCCAAGGCCCCCATCGAACTGGCCTGGTCCATGGTGGACCGGGTCTCCGGGCACCCCGTGGATCCGGAGCGGGCCGGGGCCCTGCTGCGGGCCCTGGGCTGCGCCCTGGAGCCCATCCCCGGGGGCGCCCGCGTCACGCCCCCCACCTGGCGCCACGACCTGGGCCTGCCCGAGGACCTGGCCGAGGAGGTGCTCCGCCTCCTGGGCTACGACGGCATCCCCTCCGCGCTGCCCCCCCTGGAGAGCCACCCGGAGCCCCTGGCCCCCGGGTACCTCAAGCGGCGCAAGCTGGCCTCCCGGCTGGCCAACCTGGGCTTCTTCCAGACCGTGACCCTGGGGTTCGGGGACCCCCTGGAGGAGGCCCTGGGGGACGCACCCGCCCGGCGCGCCCTCGCCAATCCCCTGGGCGAGGACTACTCGCTCATGCGCGGCACCCTCCTGCGGGACCTGGACAAGGTGGCCCGCCTGAACCTGGAGAAGGGGGCCCGGGACGTGCGGTTCTTCGAGATCGCCCCGGTGTTCGAGGCCCGCCCCGGCCAGCCCCTGAAGGAGACCTGGACCCTGGGCCTGGTGTGGGGCGGCGAGATGGGGGGGGAGGACCCCCTGACGCCCACCCGGAAGCTCTCCGGCCCCGAGGGCCGCAGCCACCTCCAGGGCGTGCTCCGGGCCCTGGGCGTGGCCGCCGCGGACCTGGCGGCCTTCGGGCGGTGGGAATTCACCGAGGCCGCCACCGGCGCCGTCCTGGGCTGGCATTTCGAAGTGCCCATCGACGCCATCCCCGACGCCGGGGAGCGGGTCATCCCCCGCTTCGCGCCCTTCAGCCGCTTCCCCACCGTGGAGCGGGACCTGTCCCTCCTGGTGGGCCTGGACCAGCCCTACGCCGCCCTCAAGGCCGCCATGGAGGAAGCCCTGGCCGGGACGCCCCTGCAGGATCTCCGCTGCGTGGACGTGTTCCGCCACAAGAGCCTGCCCCAGGGACGGCAGGCCTGGCTCATGCGCCTGCGCTTCCAGGCCATGGACCGCACCCTCACCGGGGAGGAGGTGGAAACCTGGGTTCTTTCGGCCCTGGACGCCGCCCAGGCCCTCGGTGCCCAACTTCGGGGCTAG
- the thrS gene encoding threonine--tRNA ligase, with amino-acid sequence MAVSVRLPDDSIREMPDGATGADLALAISPRLLDAALAMRVDGRLMDLRTPLAEGSRVAVVTSKDPESIDVIRHSAAHLLAQAVKRLFPKAKVGIGPVIEDGFYYDFMVDPFFTPEDLVAIEAEMRRLSQEAVPVLREELGRDQAVALFQGLGEGLKVELVSDIPADERISGYRQGDFYDLCRGPHVPDTGKLKAFKLLNTAAAYWKGDEKNAQLCRIYGTAFHTAKELEEHLRLLEEARTRDHRKLGKELGLFSFHPEAPASPFFHPKGTIVYNELVNYMRSLYARQGYSEVITPQALDVALWKTSGHYDHYVDNMYFTTVDEREYALKPMNCPSHCLIFGNGRHSYRDLPIRYADFGRLHRYERSGVTHGLTRVRTFCQDDAHIYCMPEQMKEEMASFLDFIRNVYHTFGFDELRVNLSTRPESRLGSDEIWDHAEGALASALDEAGMPYNINAGDGAFYGPKIDFQVLDALKRPWQLGTLQVDYSMPSRFGLIYVKADGSEGQPVMLHRAILGSLERFMGILIEHCAGAFPTWLAPVQVAILPITDRAHDYARAIRDRALDLGVRVELDLRNEKVNAKIRDAQLSKVPYMLVLGDREAAAGTVSVRHRHRGDLGAQPLDGFFDALAQEIRTRAR; translated from the coding sequence ATGGCCGTTTCAGTCCGTCTTCCCGATGATTCCATCCGTGAAATGCCGGATGGGGCTACCGGCGCGGACCTGGCCCTGGCCATCAGCCCCCGCCTCCTGGACGCCGCCCTGGCGATGCGCGTGGACGGCCGGCTCATGGACCTCAGGACCCCCCTGGCGGAGGGCTCCCGGGTCGCCGTGGTCACCAGCAAGGACCCCGAATCCATCGACGTCATCCGCCACTCGGCGGCCCACCTCCTGGCCCAGGCGGTGAAGAGGCTCTTCCCCAAGGCCAAGGTCGGCATCGGTCCGGTCATCGAGGATGGCTTTTATTATGATTTCATGGTCGATCCCTTCTTCACCCCCGAGGATCTGGTCGCCATCGAGGCGGAGATGCGGCGCCTCAGCCAGGAGGCCGTGCCGGTCCTCCGGGAGGAGCTGGGCCGGGACCAGGCCGTGGCCCTGTTCCAGGGCCTGGGCGAAGGGCTCAAGGTCGAACTGGTTTCGGACATTCCGGCGGACGAACGGATTTCCGGGTACCGCCAGGGCGATTTCTATGACCTCTGCCGCGGCCCCCACGTGCCGGATACGGGCAAGCTCAAGGCCTTCAAGCTCCTGAACACGGCCGCCGCCTACTGGAAGGGGGACGAGAAGAACGCCCAGCTCTGTCGCATCTACGGCACGGCCTTCCACACGGCCAAGGAGCTGGAGGAGCACCTCCGCCTTCTGGAGGAGGCCCGCACCCGGGACCACCGCAAGCTGGGCAAGGAGCTGGGCCTCTTCTCCTTCCATCCGGAGGCCCCCGCCTCGCCCTTCTTCCACCCCAAGGGCACCATCGTCTACAACGAACTGGTCAATTACATGCGCTCCCTGTACGCCAGGCAGGGCTATTCCGAGGTGATCACCCCCCAGGCCCTGGACGTGGCCCTGTGGAAGACCAGCGGGCACTACGACCACTACGTGGACAACATGTACTTCACGACGGTGGACGAGCGGGAGTACGCCCTGAAGCCCATGAACTGCCCCAGCCACTGCCTGATCTTCGGCAACGGGCGGCACAGCTACCGGGACCTGCCCATCCGCTACGCGGACTTCGGCCGCCTCCACCGGTACGAGCGCTCGGGCGTCACCCACGGCCTCACCCGGGTGCGCACCTTCTGCCAGGACGACGCCCACATCTACTGCATGCCCGAGCAGATGAAGGAGGAAATGGCCTCCTTCCTGGATTTCATCCGCAACGTCTACCACACCTTCGGCTTCGACGAGCTGCGGGTGAACCTGTCCACCCGGCCCGAAAGCCGCCTGGGCAGCGACGAGATCTGGGACCACGCCGAGGGGGCCCTGGCCTCCGCCCTGGACGAGGCGGGCATGCCCTACAACATCAACGCGGGGGACGGGGCCTTCTACGGGCCCAAGATCGATTTCCAGGTGCTGGACGCCCTCAAGCGGCCCTGGCAGCTGGGCACCCTGCAGGTGGACTACTCCATGCCCAGCCGCTTCGGCCTCATCTACGTGAAGGCCGACGGCTCCGAGGGCCAGCCCGTGATGCTCCACCGGGCCATCCTGGGCAGTCTTGAGCGGTTCATGGGAATTCTCATCGAACACTGCGCCGGAGCCTTCCCCACCTGGCTGGCCCCCGTGCAGGTGGCCATCCTGCCCATCACGGACCGGGCCCACGACTACGCCCGGGCCATCCGGGACCGGGCCCTGGACCTGGGCGTGCGGGTGGAGCTGGATCTGCGCAACGAGAAGGTCAATGCCAAGATCCGGGACGCCCAGCTGAGCAAGGTTCCCTACATGCTCGTGCTGGGGGACCGGGAAGCCGCCGCCGGAACCGTTTCCGTCCGGCACCGCCACCGTGGCGACCTGGGGGCCCAGCCCCTGGACGGGTTCTTCGACGCCCTGGCGCAGGAGATCCGGACGAGGGCACGGTGA
- the rpmI gene encoding 50S ribosomal protein L35 translates to MPKLKTHKGAQKRFKKTGSGLFKRGCSHQRHILTSKSSKRKRQLDMGGMVDKSDLGRVRAMLPYA, encoded by the coding sequence ATGCCCAAGCTCAAGACCCACAAGGGCGCCCAGAAGCGCTTCAAGAAGACCGGCAGCGGTCTCTTCAAGCGCGGCTGTTCCCACCAGCGCCACATCCTGACCAGCAAGTCCAGCAAGCGCAAGCGCCAGCTGGACATGGGCGGAATGGTGGACAAGTCCGATCTCGGACGCGTCCGCGCCATGCTCCCCTACGCCTGA
- the ribF gene encoding riboflavin biosynthesis protein RibF: MRIWTHALEAAPAQGPCVVTLGNFDGVHAAHHAVLELAASRARELGLTAAVVTFDPHPSVVVAPERKPKLLMTLPQRLEAFRIAGMDLAWVIPFSRAFSELSPAAFLEGLERALAPRELHVGRQFRFGKDRAGTLDALEAWGRQAGCEIHAHALRAPDGGHLSSTRIRAALEAGDVEEAAALLGHPYALTGIVVEGERRGRQMGFPTANLAWEQGQLPGNGVYVTEVAGPHLPSPLRGLTNVGEKPTFQGRAITVETHLPGFQGDLYGAPLAVRFLHRIRGEMRFAGVEELRAQIARDVASGLAWRAEGS, encoded by the coding sequence ATGCGCATCTGGACCCATGCCCTGGAGGCCGCCCCCGCCCAAGGCCCCTGCGTGGTCACCCTCGGGAACTTCGACGGCGTCCACGCCGCCCACCACGCCGTGCTGGAGTTGGCGGCTTCCCGGGCCCGGGAGCTGGGCCTGACCGCCGCGGTGGTCACCTTCGATCCGCACCCCTCCGTCGTCGTCGCGCCCGAGCGCAAGCCCAAGCTCCTGATGACGCTGCCCCAGCGCCTGGAGGCCTTCCGCATCGCGGGCATGGACCTGGCCTGGGTGATCCCCTTCAGCCGGGCCTTTTCCGAATTGAGCCCCGCCGCCTTCCTGGAGGGCCTCGAGCGGGCCCTGGCCCCTCGGGAACTGCACGTGGGCCGCCAGTTCCGCTTCGGCAAGGACCGCGCGGGCACCCTCGACGCGCTGGAGGCCTGGGGCCGGCAGGCCGGCTGCGAGATCCATGCCCACGCCCTGCGCGCGCCGGACGGGGGGCACCTCTCGTCCACCCGCATCCGCGCGGCGCTGGAAGCGGGCGACGTGGAGGAGGCCGCGGCGCTGCTGGGCCATCCCTACGCCCTCACCGGGATCGTGGTGGAAGGGGAGCGCCGGGGCCGCCAGATGGGCTTTCCCACCGCAAACCTGGCCTGGGAGCAGGGGCAGCTGCCCGGCAACGGCGTCTACGTCACGGAAGTGGCGGGTCCCCACCTCCCCAGCCCCCTGCGGGGCCTCACCAACGTGGGGGAGAAGCCCACCTTCCAGGGCCGGGCCATCACGGTGGAAACCCACCTGCCCGGCTTCCAGGGGGATCTGTACGGAGCCCCTCTCGCGGTGCGTTTCCTCCACCGGATCCGGGGCGAAATGCGCTTCGCCGGCGTGGAGGAGCTGCGGGCCCAGATCGCGCGGGACGTGGCGTCCGGACTGGCCTGGCGGGCCGAGGGGTCCTGA
- the infC gene encoding translation initiation factor IF-3 has protein sequence MRANETRINDGIRAAEVRVIDEDGTQLGVMTPHEAVRVAEAKGLDVVEVSPTANPPVCRIMDYGKYKFMEAKREHAARAKQKNIVVKEVKFRPRTDDHDFDFKVKHILRFLEEGDKVKVVVMFRGREVVHRDIGYRIIEEVLVRIGERCIVEKPAGIDGRDMHAIIIPRPVEQLVKKVKPTKPPVPKAEEPGSEEAGAKVAGSL, from the coding sequence ATCCGAGCTAACGAAACGAGAATCAACGATGGCATCCGCGCCGCGGAAGTCAGAGTCATCGACGAGGACGGAACCCAGCTGGGTGTGATGACCCCGCATGAGGCCGTCCGTGTCGCTGAGGCCAAGGGCCTTGATGTGGTTGAGGTGTCCCCCACCGCCAACCCTCCGGTCTGCAGGATCATGGACTATGGCAAGTACAAGTTCATGGAGGCCAAGCGGGAGCACGCGGCCCGCGCCAAGCAGAAGAACATCGTGGTCAAGGAGGTCAAGTTCCGCCCCCGCACCGACGACCACGACTTCGATTTCAAGGTCAAGCACATCCTCCGCTTCCTCGAGGAGGGGGACAAGGTGAAGGTCGTCGTCATGTTCCGGGGCCGCGAAGTGGTCCACCGGGACATCGGCTACCGGATCATCGAAGAAGTGCTCGTCCGCATCGGCGAGCGGTGCATCGTCGAGAAGCCCGCCGGCATCGATGGCCGCGATATGCACGCCATCATCATCCCCAGGCCGGTCGAGCAGTTGGTAAAGAAGGTCAAGCCCACCAAACCCCCAGTCCCCAAAGCCGAGGAACCTGGTTCCGAGGAAGCGGGGGCGAAGGTAGCCGGATCGCTCTGA
- the pheS gene encoding phenylalanine--tRNA ligase subunit alpha, which produces METPLLPPEIQEAHRSFPGALAACADLDALLRLKGAFVGREASHAARLMELLKAAPKEHKRELGAAANALKTQWEEGLRERQAQLEEARKATAALANAWDPALPSPLPAQGALHPLNRLMDRLVDVFRPLGYHVEEGPEAETEEHNFDGLNIPEDHPARGSADTFYFKDSDGLLLRTHTSPVQVRVLKRIAEKGPDGLSALERNGGIRFLAPGRVYRKDEIDPTHSPMFHQVEGMLIGKGIGMHHLKGTLAYAMKALFGPGAEVRFRPSYFPFVEPGAEMDVRCPLCGGAGCRVCKGSGWVELLGAGLLHPNILTFAGIDPTVWSGFAFGMGVERTAMMVSQTPDLRLFFENDQRFLKTMGGLD; this is translated from the coding sequence ATGGAAACCCCCCTGCTGCCACCCGAAATCCAAGAGGCCCACCGGTCCTTCCCCGGGGCCCTCGCGGCCTGCGCCGACCTGGACGCCCTCCTGCGCCTGAAGGGGGCCTTCGTGGGCCGCGAGGCCAGCCACGCCGCGCGGCTCATGGAGCTGCTCAAGGCCGCCCCCAAGGAGCACAAGCGCGAACTGGGCGCCGCCGCCAACGCCCTCAAGACCCAGTGGGAGGAGGGCCTCCGGGAGCGCCAGGCCCAGCTGGAGGAGGCCCGCAAGGCCACCGCGGCCCTGGCCAACGCCTGGGACCCGGCCCTGCCCTCGCCCCTGCCGGCCCAGGGGGCCCTGCACCCCCTGAACCGCCTCATGGACCGCCTGGTGGACGTGTTCCGCCCCCTGGGCTACCACGTGGAGGAGGGCCCCGAGGCCGAGACCGAGGAGCACAACTTCGACGGCCTCAACATCCCCGAGGACCACCCGGCCCGGGGAAGCGCGGACACCTTCTACTTCAAGGATTCCGACGGGCTCCTGCTGCGCACCCACACCAGCCCGGTGCAGGTGCGGGTCCTCAAGCGCATCGCGGAAAAGGGCCCCGACGGCCTCAGCGCCCTGGAGCGCAACGGCGGCATCCGGTTCCTGGCCCCGGGCCGGGTCTACCGCAAGGACGAGATCGATCCCACCCACAGCCCCATGTTCCACCAGGTGGAGGGCATGCTCATCGGCAAGGGCATCGGCATGCACCACCTTAAGGGGACCCTGGCCTACGCCATGAAGGCCCTCTTCGGGCCCGGGGCCGAGGTGCGGTTCCGGCCCAGCTACTTCCCGTTCGTGGAGCCGGGGGCGGAAATGGACGTGCGCTGCCCCCTGTGCGGCGGCGCGGGGTGCCGCGTGTGCAAGGGCTCGGGCTGGGTGGAGCTCCTGGGCGCGGGGCTCCTGCACCCCAACATCCTGACCTTCGCCGGCATCGACCCCACCGTGTGGAGCGGCTTCGCCTTCGGCATGGGCGTCGAGCGCACCGCGATGATGGTGAGCCAGACCCCCGACCTGAGGCTCTTCTTCGAGAACGACCAACGATTCCTCAAGACCATGGGAGGGCTGGACTGA
- the rplT gene encoding 50S ribosomal protein L20 — protein sequence MTRVKRGFKRVQRRKRMLKFAKGFYGAKSRLYRSAKEAVEKALLYSYRDRKVRKRDFRRLWIVRIGAAAEQNGLSYSRFMGGLKKASIDLDRKILADLAVRNPEAFTKLVAVAKG from the coding sequence ATGACCCGAGTCAAACGTGGATTCAAGCGAGTTCAGCGCCGCAAGCGGATGCTGAAGTTCGCCAAGGGTTTCTACGGCGCCAAGTCCCGCCTCTACCGGAGCGCGAAGGAAGCCGTCGAGAAGGCCCTGCTCTATTCCTACCGCGACCGCAAGGTGCGCAAGCGCGATTTCCGCCGCCTCTGGATCGTCCGCATCGGCGCCGCCGCCGAGCAGAACGGCCTGTCCTACTCCCGCTTCATGGGCGGCCTGAAGAAGGCCAGCATCGACCTGGACCGCAAGATCCTCGCCGACCTCGCCGTGCGCAATCCGGAGGCCTTTACCAAGCTCGTGGCCGTGGCCAAGGGCTGA